The following are encoded together in the Manduca sexta isolate Smith_Timp_Sample1 chromosome 22, JHU_Msex_v1.0, whole genome shotgun sequence genome:
- the LOC115454563 gene encoding proton channel OtopLc-like, with protein MASNFTSYYLNNVFRLFLLLFVSGERNSPLSYNNYRNGDIKSLSNYRIYLTNDMKGNATPRKRSVATMDAQSIRSVETHAPPPTSPEDNKALTTKYISLICSCMYAILLVTLGLIIYIADPLIDYSVSVIYSIILCSIGFLYLIFLIYDITRYKTVALKNLKIKGLHEEQIADYFRKQEEEFGTPSTPGDRTPEMFKPGSVPPPVFIPLKHQYCFSQGRHSGSFYLKLGAAGFALGHLVHSVLLLTVQIGLLFDENVDNDKCVKIPQVVLDVMFPGYCFLQLYFIFKYSNVIILRAQGLARFAFMHMIGSSLCFWISAIVRETILALTLYANSVYGDNNETNTTSETLIMFDNSNNHIIDISDLHNPECIGSQAISSIFENFSPYLYPFSVEFNILIVAVYYIIWSNIGNCDNDDANSELNSTMDDNTTVCRIPTANEDNDYTSNIVIHADCHASNKGLFLGLILVVCVAGMLILGFVFSSVGGEFLEMGYLLNNCMMLALHTIMLFAAVVAFNQLRKLDINEHPISLLDDVLLFICLPAFFMETVFSMVATISILNIVKTVDFVVMMIQVLIQTPLIMDGLRRCSNRKKLRRTKPGRELLMFLLIANVAMWLFYTFSYKSPESLDERYAFYGKVMWSILGHVSLPLIMFYRFHSSVCFADIWDSAYKPGSEH; from the exons atggcgag TAATTTtacatcatattatttaaataatgtttttaggtTATTTCTTCTCTTATTTGTTTCAGGTGAAAGAAACAGTCCGCTGTCATATAATAACTATCGAAATGGAGATATAAAATCTCTGA GTAATTACCGGATATATTTAACGAATGACATGAAAGGTAACGCAACGCCACGCAAAAGATCTGTGGCAACAATGGACGCGCAATCTATTCGGTCTGTAGAGACGCACGCGCCGCCACCAACCAGCCCCGAAGATAATAAGGCGCTTACCAC aaaaTACATATCACTAATATGCAGTTGTATGTACGCAATATTACTAGTCACATTGGGGTTAATTATATACATCGCTGATCCGTTAATTGACTACTCTGTTTCTGTG aTTTACTCAATTATCCTCTGCAGTATTggatttttatatcttatatttttaatatatgatATTACCCGCTATAAAACTGTTGCtttaaaaaacctaaaaattAAGGGTCTGCACGAAGAACAAATCGCTGATTATTTCAGAAAACAAGAA GAGGAATTCGGCACTCCAAGCACGCCAGGGGATCGCACTCCTGAAATGTTCAAACCGGGAAGCGTACCACCGCCGGTGTTCATACCACTTAAACATCAATATTGCTTCAGTCAAGGCCGACATTCTGGTAGTTTTTATCTGAAGTTGGGAGCTGCtg GTTTCGCGCTGGGTCATCTGGTGCACTCAGTCCTTTTGCTAACTGTACAAATTGGATTGTTATTCGACGAAAATGTCGATAACGACAAATGTGTTAAAATCCCGCAAGTAGTACTGGATGTGATGTTCCCTGGCTACTGCTTTTTGCAACTGtacttcatatttaaatattccaatGTCATAATCTTACGAGCTCAg GGTTTGGCTCGATTTGCATTCATGCACATGATCGGCAGTAGTCTGTGTTTCTGGATATCGGCCATAGTCCGTGAAACTATTTTAGCATTAACACTTTACGCCAACTCTGTATATGGAGATAACAACGAAACCAACACCACTTCTGAGACTCTTATAA TGTTTGACAATTCCAATAACCACATTATTGACATCAGCGACCTACACAACCCGGAATGCATTGGTTCGCAGGCGATTTCATCAATATTTGAAAACTTCTCACCGTATCTCTATCCGTTTAGCGTAGAATTCAATATCTTAATAG TGGCCGTTTACTATATTATTTGGAGCAATATTGGTAATTGTGATAATGACGATGCAAATTCTGAATTGAACTCTACTATGGACGATAATACTACTGTCtgcag gATTCCTACGGCCAACGAAGACAATGACTACACGAGTAATATCGTGATCCACGCAGATTGTCATGCTTCAAACAAGGGACTGTTCCTTGGCTTGATTCTGGTGGTTTGTGTCGCGGGTATGCTCATCCTTGGATTCGTGTTCAGCAGTGTTGGCGG TGAATTCCTCGAGATGGGATATCTTCTTAATAACTGCATGATGCTCGCGTTACACACCATTATGCTGTTCGCCGCTGTGGTCGCTTTTAATCAATTAAGAAAGCTGGATATCAACGAGCACCCTATATCTCTTCTTGACGACGTATTGCTTTTCATTTGTCTGCCCGCCTTCTTCATGGAGACAGTGTTCTCTATGGTGGCTACTATAAGCATTCTTAACATCGTCAAAACTGTTGATTTCGTTGTCATG ATGATACAAGTGCTAATCCAGACACCACTTATCATGGACGGGCTCCGACGTTGCTCTAACAGGAAGAAACTGCGTCGGACGAAGCCCGGCCGGGAGTTGCTCATGTTCCTACTTATCGCTAATGTCGCCATGTGGCTCTTCTACACCTTCTCCTATAAGTCCCCTGAAAGCCTCGATGAAAGATACGCGTTTTATGGCAAGGTCATGTGGTCGATACTCGGCCACGTCAGTCTCCCATTGATCATGTTCTACAGGTTTCATTCCAGCGTGTGCTTCGCTGATATTTGGGATTCTGCTTATAAGCCAGGCTCTGAACATTAA